A single genomic interval of Lathyrus oleraceus cultivar Zhongwan6 chromosome 7, CAAS_Psat_ZW6_1.0, whole genome shotgun sequence harbors:
- the LOC127101530 gene encoding transcription factor bHLH162: protein MDHVRNDQPSTSTNKVERRLVEKNRRNQMKILYTKLNSLLPNYNPKELVLALPDQVDEAINYIKSLEANVKMAEEKKERLLMEKKKRSRECCFGVPKLPCFEIHEFGSSLQIVLTCGLDNQFIFYEIIRVLHEENVDVKSVNSSTVRDNSFLHVVHAEIPQTYVQFGATKVSERLKRFVSGSSSDVEIQPHELWDFEIVNDVWSL from the exons ATGGATCATGTGAGAAATGATCAACCTTCTACCTCTACAAACAAAGTTGAAAGAAGACTTGTGGAGAAAAACAGAAGAAATCAGATGAAGATTCTCTACACCAAACTCAACTCTCTTCTCCCTAACTATAACCCCAAG GAGTTAGTGTTGGCATTACCGGACCAAGTGGATGAAGCCATAAACTACATTAAGAGTTTAGAGGCAAATGTGAAGATGGCTGAGGAGAAGAAAGAGAGATTGTTAATGGAGAAGAAGAAAAGGTCGCGTGAATGTTGTTTTGGTGTCCCAAAATTGCCATGTTTTGAAATTCATGAATTTGGTTCTTCACTGCAAATCGTTCTTACGTGTGGTTTAGATAATCAGTTCATTTTCTATGAAATAATTCGTGTGTTGCATGAAGAGAATGTAGATGTCAAGAGTGTCAATTCCTCGACTGTTAGAGATAATTCATTCCTACATGTCGTGCATGCTgag ATTCCTCAAACTTATGTTCAATTTGGAGCGACAAAAGTGAGTGAAAGATTGAAAAGGTTTGTGAGTGGATCATCCAGTGATGTGGAAATACAGCCTCATGAGTTATGGGATTTTGAAATTGTAAATGATGTGTGGAGTTTGTAG